A region from the Hydra vulgaris chromosome 10, alternate assembly HydraT2T_AEP genome encodes:
- the LOC136085682 gene encoding uncharacterized protein LOC136085682 encodes MLKDENVNTAAGISQPIDARLKEEIFTSSEFITSVDEMRRRLEIIVTREMFKNSICPSKSNKRFFTSKKTTRCYMLEAVRKKRYSNIDQECLIKKIEQWKVENPHRRFYLRPKGISKNYEVERSVGSTEVEDEIVVEASGHSFLFVYQTEEMQRLLKIYGNEITLLDATYKTTKYSLPLFFLVVKTNVDYQIVGTFICEGEPAKNIQSALAKIKEWNPNWSPLYFMVDCCAEEINAIESLHQECQVLICDFHREQAWERWFNKVNNGASDIKVEMLAKLRKVARAQSNVDLAKALDNLKKCEHYLNPNHKNMINWLEKQWLHILIIMIY; translated from the exons ATGTTAAAAGATGAAAATGTAAACACA gctGCTGGTATATCCCAGCCAATTGATGCaagattaaaagaagaaatatttaCATCATCTGAATTTATAACTAGTGTTGATGAAATGCGTAGGAGATTAGAAATCATTGTGACAagagaaatgtttaaaaatagtatttgtccatctaaatcaaataaaagattCTTCACATCGAAAAAAACTACTAGGTGTTACATGTTGGAAGCAGTAAGAAAGAAAAGGTATTCAAACATTGACCAAGAATGTCTTATAAAAAAGATAGAACAATGGAAAGTTGAAAATCCTCACAGAAGATTTTATCTTCGACCTAAAGGGATAAGTAAAAATt atgaAGTTGAACGCTCAGTCGGAAGCACCGAAGTTGAGGATGAGATTGTTGTAGAAGCATCAGGccatagttttttatttgtttatcaaacTGAAGAAATGCAGaggttattaaaaatatatggcaATGAAATTACCCTTTTGGATGCCACttacaaaacaacaaaatattctttACCACTCTTTTTTCTTGTTGTAAAAACAAATGTGGACTATCAGATAGTAGGTACCTTTATTTGTGAAGGAGAGCcagcaaaaaatattcaaagtgCTCTTGCCAAAATAAAAGAATGGAATCCTAATTGGAGTCCTTTATATTTTATGGTTGATTGTTGTGCTGAAGAGATTAATGCTATTGAATCTTTACATCAAG agtgCCAAGTTCTCATATGTGACTTTCATCGGGAACAAGCGTGGGAACGTTggtttaataaagtaaataatggtGCCAGTGACATTAAAGTAGAAATGCTAGCTAAGTTAAGGAAAGTTGCCAGAGCTCAGTCAAATGTTGATTTAGCAAAAGCCcttgataacttaaaaaaatgtgaacattatttaaatccaaatcataaaaatatgaTTAACTGGCTTGAAAAGCAATGGTTACACATATTGATTATAATGATATATtga